In Polyangiaceae bacterium, the genomic window GCCCGGCCGCGGGGCCGCGGTGCTGGCGCCGTAGCCGGGGCTCCCGAAACCTGCCGAGGCGTGCGACGTAGTAGGGACCATGCGCTCGGTCCTCCCCCTGCTGTTCGGCCTCTCTCTCGTCGCCTGCGACAACAAGCCTTCGGCGCCGCTGGCTCCGAGCGCGTCGGCCCTGGCGCCGGCGGAGAAGCGCAGCGAGGCCGCCAAGACCTTCGAGATCGACACCGCCGGCAGCAAGGTGACGTTCCTGATGACCGCGCCCATCGAGAAGATCCACGGCGAGGCCGCCGACAGCGCCAAGGGTCAGCTCTTCATCGATCCGGCGGATATCGCCAAGACCTCCGGCTTGATCCAGATCGATCTCGACAAGCTGGTGCTCTACCAGCAGAAGCGCGCGGACGAGCAGGGCGAGTACGGCGAGCGGGTGAAGAGCGACAAGCAGAACGAGCACGCCAAGACCTGGCTCGAGATCTCGTCGGACGCGCCCGCCGACCAGCGCGAGCTGAACCGCTGGGTCGAATACCGCATCGACAAGGTAATCGAGACCTCGGCGACCGACGTGAACAAGCTGAGCGGGGCCGAACGCAAGATCACGGCCACCGTCGAGGGCGATCTGCGCGTGCACCAGCGCAAGGTGAAGAAGCAGGCCAAGGTCGAGGCCACCTTCAAGTACGACGGCGACAAACCGGTGAGCGTGACCATCAAGACCACGGCGCCGGTCGTTGTCGATCTGGACGCCCACGACGTCCGCCCACGCGAGCTGTTCGGCAAGCTGGCGCAGAAGACGCTCTCCGACATGGGTTCGAAGGTGGCGAAGGAAGCGCCGATCGAGCTGGAAATCTCGGCGAAGCTCCGCTGATCAGCGCCGCACCTGCTCGCGGCCCACGCGCAGCTTGAGCACCTTCCCGCTGCGATCCAGCTCGACGATCACGTCGGTCTGGACGGGCCCGCTCAGCCGCGCGCGGGCGTCGCGCATGTCGATCACCTCGCGTCCGTCCACGGCGAGCAGCACGTCCCCGGGAGCCAGGCCCGCGCGCTCGGCCTCGCTGGCGTCGGCCACGTGGACGATCACCACGTCGAGCTCGTCGCCGTCTCCACGCTCGCCCAAGGTCACGGCCACGCTGCCGCTCACGGTCGGGTCGTCGTCTCCCGCGGCGCCGGTCAGGCGAAGCGTGATCCCGGTGGTGTTCCCCCCGGAGTGAACCACCACACCTCGCACGGCCCCGCGCCCGACGTCCGGCGCGTAAGCTTCGAGGTCGACCTTGCCGGGCGCGACTCCGCGGAGCGAGAAGCGTCCCTTGGCGTCGGAGACGGCCATGCCGGGCGGCAAGCTGCCCGCGGGCAAGTAGGCGGGCACCATACCCGCGGCCACGCGCGCGCCACGCACGGGCTTGCCATGAGCGTCGAGCACCTCGCCCTCGATGCCGCCACCCTCCGCCAGATCCACCGTCGGCAGCTCGAAGGCGCGGTCGGCGCGGCCCGTGTCCTTCACCGTCGCGCTCACCTCGCCGCCGGCGAAGTCCGGGTGCGAGACGAGCACGTGCACCGGCGCGGCGGCGACGTCCTTGACGCGATACAGCCCGTCCTTGTCGGTCAGGGCCGAGAAGCGCCGGCCTTCGGCGACGATGGTCACGCTCGCACCCTCCACCGCGCGGCGGCCCCGGACCGAGGTCACTCGACCTTCGACCAAGACGCCGCGGCTGAGCGCGATCTCGAGTCGCTCGCCCGCGCGTTCGAGCTGGCGCACCGCCACGCCGAAGCCCGGTGCCTCCACCACGACCCTGAGCTCGAGACCGCGTGCGTCCGCGATGGTGACCGAGCCCTCGGCCGAGGTGAACGCCGTCTGCCGGAGCGGCGCGCTCGGATCGAGGGACAGCACCGCCACTTGCGCGGCAGGGACGGCCAACCCGCGCTCGTCCTTCACGCTCACCGTGAGCGAGTCTCGCGGCGCCGGCAGCGTGATGGTCAGGTTGGCCTTCCCACCCTCCGGCACCTCGATGCTCTTCTTGACCACCAGCTTGGACGGATCCTCCGGTCGAGCCACCGAGACGGTCACTTCCTCCGGCACGGACGCGAACGCGAACGTGCCGTCGGTGGCCGTGAGCGTCGTGCGCTCCAGCGTGCCGCGGACTGCGGTCAGATCGACCCGGGCGCCGGACACGCCGCGACCCGAGGCGTCCACGACACGACCTTCGAGCGCGCCGCCGGCGAGCAGCACGACCTTGACCTTGCCGGTGGCGCCGGGCGAGAGCGCGATCGGATCGCTGAACCCTTCGACGTACGCCGGGTGGCGCACCAGCGCGCGCACCCGGCCGGGGGTCACCGGGTGTGCCTTGAAAGTGCCGTCCAGGCGCGTGACCCAGGGCTCGAAGCTGGGCATCGGCACGTCCACGACGGGGGCGTCGGCGGACACCGACCCACCGCGCGGAATGGGCGGGATGGGCCCGGGCATCACGCCGAGCTCACCCGCCGGGATGAGCGGGCGCGGTCCGGGCAGCGCCCACTCGAAGTGCGAGCGCCGGAATGCCATCATCGACGGCGTGTCGGCGACCGGCAGGCCGAAGAGGTCCACGCCGATGACCTCGACGGAGGCGCCGTCCACCGGAGCGCCCTTCGAGTCCACGACCTCGCCTTCCAGCGTCGCGCCGCGGAGCAGCTGGATCTGCACGGGCCCGTCGAGCACTTCCGGCACCGCCACGGCGGGGCGCGTGACGAAGCCGTCCGCGCTGGCCGAAACCGAGGCTGCTCCCGCCGAGATCGGCCCGAGCG contains:
- a CDS encoding YceI family protein; the protein is MRSVLPLLFGLSLVACDNKPSAPLAPSASALAPAEKRSEAAKTFEIDTAGSKVTFLMTAPIEKIHGEAADSAKGQLFIDPADIAKTSGLIQIDLDKLVLYQQKRADEQGEYGERVKSDKQNEHAKTWLEISSDAPADQRELNRWVEYRIDKVIETSATDVNKLSGAERKITATVEGDLRVHQRKVKKQAKVEATFKYDGDKPVSVTIKTTAPVVVDLDAHDVRPRELFGKLAQKTLSDMGSKVAKEAPIELEISAKLR
- a CDS encoding carboxypeptidase regulatory-like domain-containing protein, yielding MSRDRLVHRLIAVLALLACWALLSRVVDVGLRPSPLSPQAPPPPAEVEERDAEVALTVTNAEGAPVPGAEARVFWERDQRYFLAGTGRSDAGGGAKIGGLPRGAVWVVIEASGYARSSTRLVLEGEPRLAEVRLVTAATLRVTVSDEEGALLPRATVLVTSGDPLPFGALTGASGVATFTRLPPSPWTVKGSAPGYESITQSGVTADVTLALRRLASLEVRVVGPDGAPAAGAQVTIAGSTLWPARRAETDASGVTRISGLVAGHFDLRATKGELVSETLFGYELARGAHQSLTLRLGPGRMVAIAVTDDEPDHPSPVRDADVVLAEGGLSSFPIQGRTAGDGTLTLGPISAGAASVSASADGFVTRPAVAVPEVLDGPVQIQLLRGATLEGEVVDSKGAPVDGASVEVIGVDLFGLPVADTPSMMAFRRSHFEWALPGPRPLIPAGELGVMPGPIPPIPRGGSVSADAPVVDVPMPSFEPWVTRLDGTFKAHPVTPGRVRALVRHPAYVEGFSDPIALSPGATGKVKVVLLAGGALEGRVVDASGRGVSGARVDLTAVRGTLERTTLTATDGTFAFASVPEEVTVSVARPEDPSKLVVKKSIEVPEGGKANLTITLPAPRDSLTVSVKDERGLAVPAAQVAVLSLDPSAPLRQTAFTSAEGSVTIADARGLELRVVVEAPGFGVAVRQLERAGERLEIALSRGVLVEGRVTSVRGRRAVEGASVTIVAEGRRFSALTDKDGLYRVKDVAAAPVHVLVSHPDFAGGEVSATVKDTGRADRAFELPTVDLAEGGGIEGEVLDAHGKPVRGARVAAGMVPAYLPAGSLPPGMAVSDAKGRFSLRGVAPGKVDLEAYAPDVGRGAVRGVVVHSGGNTTGITLRLTGAAGDDDPTVSGSVAVTLGERGDGDELDVVIVHVADASEAERAGLAPGDVLLAVDGREVIDMRDARARLSGPVQTDVIVELDRSGKVLKLRVGREQVRR